A region of Kribbella sp. NBC_01245 DNA encodes the following proteins:
- a CDS encoding alkylmercury lyase family protein yields MKLEVLHVPDCPNLSPMLERLAAVTNLPVTTRVIDNDAEAVQFGMAGSPTLLINGVDPFTMPGQGECGVSCRLYRDEGGRVVSAPSVKQLREAITAAGEHQPSTPGEVLSAWRTRALPLDPVERAAHQAILRAFAATGRPAADFDLDPVTAGSGRSQTEVLNALHEVDAIRLAPDGQIAVAYPFSATPTRHRVRIGDQVDVYAMCAIDALGIAPMLCHDTLIESADVTTGQPITVTTIGGHTSWEPAGAVVFIGADATGGPSADCCCDYLNFFTDRDAAEAWTSAHPHVPGTILDQTDAQDLGARLFGHLLNATDTRP; encoded by the coding sequence ATGAAGCTTGAAGTTCTCCACGTCCCGGACTGCCCGAACCTGTCACCGATGCTGGAGCGGCTCGCCGCCGTCACCAACTTGCCGGTCACCACCCGCGTCATCGACAACGACGCCGAGGCCGTGCAATTCGGCATGGCAGGCTCACCGACGCTGCTGATCAATGGGGTCGACCCGTTCACCATGCCCGGTCAGGGCGAGTGCGGGGTGTCGTGCCGTTTGTACCGCGACGAAGGCGGCCGGGTCGTTTCCGCGCCATCAGTCAAGCAGTTGCGTGAGGCGATCACCGCCGCCGGGGAGCACCAGCCCTCGACGCCTGGAGAGGTACTGAGCGCCTGGCGGACCCGCGCCTTGCCGTTGGACCCGGTCGAGCGGGCAGCACACCAGGCAATCCTGCGCGCCTTCGCCGCCACCGGTCGCCCAGCCGCGGACTTCGACCTTGATCCGGTCACTGCCGGCAGCGGTCGCAGCCAAACCGAGGTACTGAACGCACTACATGAGGTCGACGCAATCCGGCTGGCCCCCGATGGTCAGATCGCGGTCGCCTACCCGTTCTCCGCCACACCGACCAGGCACCGGGTCCGGATCGGGGACCAGGTCGACGTCTACGCGATGTGCGCGATAGACGCACTCGGCATTGCTCCCATGCTGTGTCACGACACCCTGATCGAGTCCGCCGACGTGACCACTGGTCAGCCGATCACCGTCACCACGATCGGCGGCCACACGAGCTGGGAACCCGCCGGAGCGGTGGTGTTCATCGGCGCCGACGCTACCGGCGGTCCCTCGGCGGACTGCTGCTGCGACTACCTCAACTTCTTCACTGACCGAGACGCAGCCGAGGCCTGGACCAGCGCTCACCCGCACGTCCCAGGCACGATCCTCGACCAGACCGACGCCCAAGACCTCGGCGCCCGGCTATTCGGACACCTACTCAACGCCACCGACACGAGGCCTTGA
- a CDS encoding RecB family exonuclease: MSVTAAVDEHGHPRGALSPSRAADFMSCPLKYRFRVVDRLPEKPSSAAVRGTVVHAVLERLYDLPRGERTLEHAIEMVEPQWQQLLEAEPETAQLFADDASGEELAGWLAGAHQLLGKYFTLEDPNLLEPAERELYVEAELASGLTLRGYVDRLDVAPTGEIRVVDYKTGRSPSEFFEAKALFQMKFYALVLWRLRGVVPAMLQLVYLGNGEIVRYVPDEADLLACERKVGALWEAITRALESGDWRPSKGPLCDWCDHKALCPAWGGTPPPLPNRSVEEVAQESANVDLIGVDG; this comes from the coding sequence ATGAGCGTCACAGCAGCTGTTGATGAGCACGGCCACCCGCGGGGGGCGTTGTCCCCGTCGCGCGCGGCGGACTTCATGAGCTGCCCGCTCAAATACCGCTTCCGGGTGGTCGACCGACTGCCGGAGAAGCCGTCCTCCGCCGCCGTCCGCGGCACGGTCGTGCATGCCGTGCTCGAGCGGCTGTACGACCTGCCGCGCGGCGAGCGCACGCTGGAGCACGCGATCGAGATGGTCGAGCCGCAATGGCAGCAGTTGCTCGAGGCCGAGCCCGAGACCGCCCAGTTGTTCGCCGACGACGCCAGCGGCGAGGAGCTGGCCGGTTGGCTGGCCGGCGCCCACCAACTCCTCGGGAAGTACTTCACCCTCGAGGATCCGAATCTGCTCGAGCCCGCCGAGCGCGAGCTGTACGTCGAGGCCGAGCTGGCTTCAGGTCTCACCCTGCGCGGGTACGTCGACCGGCTGGACGTGGCGCCGACCGGCGAGATCCGCGTCGTCGACTACAAGACCGGCCGTTCGCCCTCGGAGTTCTTCGAGGCCAAGGCGCTGTTCCAGATGAAGTTCTACGCGCTCGTGCTCTGGCGCCTGCGCGGCGTCGTACCGGCGATGCTCCAACTCGTCTACCTCGGCAACGGCGAGATCGTGCGGTACGTGCCCGACGAGGCTGACCTCCTCGCCTGCGAGCGCAAGGTCGGCGCCCTTTGGGAGGCCATCACCCGCGCCTTGGAATCCGGCGACTGGCGTCCGAGCAAAGGCCCGCTCTGCGACTGGTGCGACCACAAAGCCCTCTGCCCCGCTTGGGGCGGCACTCCCCCGCCCTTGCCCAACCGCTCGGTCGAAGAGGTGGCCCAAGAGTCCGCCAACGTCGACCTAATCGGCGTCGACGGCTAA
- a CDS encoding IclR family transcriptional regulator — MPGSVQSIERAAAVLRLLAVAPEGLGVVELGNALGLAKATVHGIVRTLEQVGFVTQDHAGARYQLSTALARLGDSYLDVNELRGRAINWADSLASRSGEVVRVGRLVSGKVTVVHHVFRPDDSDQDLDVGTTLPAHACALGKAVLAYDTTGAARPRKLEAYTTRTIVEPVALAAELASVRSAGWAREFEEHTVELAGIAAPIRGLGGLVVGSVGLTGRIERICDSRGRFLPDLVTMVRSAAEAIGRDVQAVP; from the coding sequence ATGCCGGGCAGCGTGCAATCGATCGAGCGGGCGGCCGCAGTGCTGCGGTTGCTCGCCGTCGCGCCGGAAGGCCTCGGCGTGGTCGAGCTCGGTAACGCCCTCGGCCTGGCCAAGGCGACCGTGCACGGCATCGTCCGAACGCTCGAGCAGGTCGGTTTCGTCACCCAGGACCACGCGGGCGCCCGCTACCAGTTGAGTACGGCGCTCGCCCGGCTCGGCGACAGCTATCTCGACGTGAACGAGCTCCGCGGCCGCGCGATCAACTGGGCCGACTCACTGGCCTCCCGCAGTGGCGAGGTGGTCCGGGTGGGCCGGCTCGTCTCGGGCAAGGTCACCGTCGTGCACCACGTCTTCCGGCCCGACGACAGCGACCAGGACCTCGACGTCGGTACGACGCTGCCGGCGCACGCGTGTGCCCTCGGCAAGGCCGTGCTGGCGTACGACACCACGGGCGCGGCTCGTCCCCGCAAGCTGGAGGCCTACACCACTCGCACGATCGTCGAGCCAGTCGCCCTGGCTGCGGAGCTGGCGTCTGTGCGGTCGGCGGGCTGGGCCAGGGAGTTCGAGGAGCACACGGTGGAGCTGGCTGGGATCGCGGCGCCGATTCGCGGATTGGGTGGCCTGGTCGTCGGTTCGGTCGGACTGACCGGCCGGATCGAGCGGATCTGCGACAGCCGCGGCCGGTTCCTCCCGGACCTGGTCACGATGGTCCGCTCCGCCGCCGAGGCCATCGGCCGTGACGTACAGGCGGTGCCCTGA
- a CDS encoding RNA polymerase subunit sigma-70, with amino-acid sequence MGVELDEARQMVEAATSPDPETGLAAVVALRGLVEVLEMLQVDNARAQGWSWRDIARRLGVTKQAVHYKHALRFRSRPGR; translated from the coding sequence GTGGGCGTCGAGCTTGATGAGGCGAGGCAGATGGTCGAGGCGGCGACAAGCCCGGATCCGGAGACCGGCTTGGCCGCGGTGGTCGCGCTGCGTGGTCTGGTCGAGGTGCTCGAGATGCTGCAAGTCGACAACGCCCGGGCGCAGGGCTGGTCCTGGCGGGATATCGCCCGCCGGCTGGGTGTGACCAAGCAGGCGGTGCACTACAAGCACGCCCTGCGATTCCGGAGCCGGCCGGGTCGATGA
- a CDS encoding intradiol ring-cleavage dioxygenase, translating into MTHEHDRGLVYDLGTLMQRRNALRLFAGAGLAALVGCSADETAGSTPSTTATTSSPSASSTTTASCEEIPQETAGPYPGDGSNGPNVLTESGIVRSDITKSFGSASGVASGVPLTVELTLQDAGASCGPLAGAAVYLWHCDAEGRYSLYSNGVQNENYLRGVQAADANGKVTFTTVFPGAYAGRWPHIHFEVYASLNEATAAGKISATSQLAFPEEPCLAVYASDGYDGSSQNMERTSLSDDNVFGEDDGARQLATVTGSVQQGYVARLTVPV; encoded by the coding sequence ATGACCCACGAACACGACCGCGGTCTGGTCTACGACCTCGGCACGTTGATGCAGCGCCGCAACGCACTCCGCCTTTTCGCGGGCGCCGGCCTCGCCGCCCTGGTCGGCTGCTCGGCCGACGAGACCGCCGGATCCACCCCGAGCACCACCGCGACCACATCCAGCCCCAGCGCGTCGTCGACGACGACTGCGAGCTGCGAGGAGATCCCGCAGGAGACGGCCGGTCCCTATCCGGGCGACGGCTCGAACGGCCCGAACGTGCTGACCGAGTCGGGCATCGTCCGCAGCGACATCACCAAGAGCTTTGGCAGTGCCTCCGGTGTGGCCAGTGGTGTGCCTCTAACCGTCGAGTTGACCCTGCAAGACGCAGGCGCCTCTTGTGGACCTCTAGCCGGTGCAGCCGTCTACCTGTGGCACTGCGACGCCGAAGGCCGGTACTCGCTCTACTCCAACGGCGTACAGAACGAGAACTACCTGCGCGGCGTACAAGCTGCAGACGCCAACGGCAAAGTCACGTTCACCACGGTCTTCCCAGGGGCGTACGCCGGTAGGTGGCCGCACATCCACTTCGAGGTCTACGCGAGCCTCAACGAAGCCACTGCCGCCGGGAAGATCAGTGCCACCTCACAGCTCGCATTCCCGGAAGAGCCGTGTCTGGCGGTCTATGCCTCCGATGGGTACGACGGCAGCTCGCAGAACATGGAACGGACCAGCCTGTCGGACGACAACGTGTTCGGCGAGGACGACGGCGCACGGCAGTTGGCGACCGTCACCGGCAGCGTTCAGCAGGGTTATGTCGCGCGTCTGACCGTTCCGGTGTAG
- a CDS encoding ABC transporter ATP-binding protein yields the protein MSTVDLVGQGHAVRTEAVGKSYGSGDTRIDALAELTVEFGRGRFTAIMGPSGSGKSTLLHCLAGLDRPTTGRVLIGDVDVTGLDDKTLTHLRRDKIGFVFQAFNLVPTLTALENITLPLDLAGRKPDQEWLDTVVSTLNLENRLTHRPTELSGGQQQRVACARALVSRPEVVFADEPTGNLDSRSSADILGFLHQSVREFGQTVVMVTHDPTAASYADRVLFLADGRLRSELLDPTADAVLDMMKQLD from the coding sequence ATGAGCACGGTTGATCTTGTCGGGCAGGGGCATGCGGTTCGGACCGAGGCCGTCGGCAAAAGTTACGGCAGTGGCGATACCCGGATCGACGCGTTGGCCGAGTTGACGGTCGAGTTCGGCCGGGGCCGGTTCACCGCGATCATGGGCCCGTCCGGTTCGGGTAAGTCGACGTTGTTGCATTGCCTCGCCGGACTGGACCGCCCAACGACCGGCCGGGTCCTCATCGGCGACGTGGACGTGACCGGGCTCGACGACAAGACCCTCACGCACCTGCGCCGCGACAAGATCGGGTTCGTCTTCCAGGCGTTCAACCTGGTGCCGACGCTGACCGCGCTGGAGAACATCACCCTGCCGCTCGACCTGGCCGGCCGCAAACCCGATCAGGAGTGGCTCGACACCGTCGTCAGTACGCTCAACCTGGAGAACCGGTTGACGCATCGCCCGACCGAGTTGTCCGGCGGCCAGCAGCAGCGGGTGGCTTGTGCGCGGGCGCTGGTCTCGCGTCCGGAGGTGGTGTTCGCGGACGAGCCGACCGGCAATCTCGACTCGCGCTCGTCGGCCGACATCCTCGGCTTCCTGCACCAGTCGGTGCGCGAGTTCGGCCAGACCGTGGTGATGGTGACGCACGATCCGACTGCCGCGTCGTACGCCGACCGGGTGCTGTTCCTGGCCGACGGACGGCTGCGCTCGGAGCTGCTCGATCCCACCGCGGACGCGGTGCTCGACATGATGAAGCAGCTCGACTGA
- a CDS encoding SDR family oxidoreductase codes for MRILVVGGTGFLGRQLVASALGHEVVGTYFSGAARDGWYQLDLCDRAAVDEVVAAVRPDVVINAAYSSSDWKTTADGAAYVALAAVRYGARLVHVSTDALFSGKDVVYDETAVPDPISPYGAAKAAAETAVRAIDPGAVVARTSLIMGAGSETEQLVRQLVAGGDGVLFTDDFRCVVSVDDLASALLELAESDRSGIHHLGGAEPIDRYSLGQLIARHLGLDPSAIRPGTRAASGIPGPLDVRLDSTKTQSFLKTRLRGATAFLPPA; via the coding sequence GTGCGAATTCTTGTGGTCGGTGGCACCGGCTTCCTCGGTAGGCAACTCGTTGCATCGGCTTTGGGTCATGAGGTCGTCGGCACGTACTTCAGCGGCGCCGCTCGTGATGGCTGGTATCAGCTGGACCTTTGCGACCGGGCTGCCGTCGACGAGGTGGTGGCCGCCGTACGGCCGGACGTGGTGATCAACGCGGCCTATAGCTCGTCCGACTGGAAGACCACGGCGGATGGCGCTGCGTATGTCGCGTTGGCGGCCGTTCGGTACGGCGCTCGCCTGGTGCACGTGTCGACTGACGCGTTGTTCTCGGGGAAGGACGTCGTTTATGACGAGACGGCGGTGCCGGATCCGATCAGCCCGTACGGCGCTGCGAAGGCGGCCGCCGAGACCGCCGTACGCGCCATCGATCCGGGCGCGGTGGTCGCGCGTACGTCGCTGATCATGGGCGCGGGTTCGGAGACCGAACAGCTCGTCCGGCAGTTGGTGGCCGGTGGCGACGGCGTGCTCTTCACGGACGACTTCCGTTGCGTGGTCTCGGTGGACGACCTCGCCTCGGCACTGCTCGAACTGGCCGAGTCCGACCGCTCGGGCATCCACCACCTCGGCGGCGCCGAACCCATCGACCGCTACAGCCTGGGCCAGCTGATCGCCCGCCACCTCGGCCTCGACCCGTCGGCCATCCGCCCCGGCACCCGCGCCGCCTCCGGCATCCCGGGCCCCCTCGACGTACGCCTCGACAGCACCAAGACCCAGTCCTTCCTGAAGACCCGCCTCCGGGGTGCCACCGCCTTCCTACCCCCGGCCTAG
- a CDS encoding site-2 protease family protein: MSESREPSPPQPQPSQPSATPPGTWVLGRVQGIRLTMRVTWLPIAVLLAVGFSSIIGQQFPYLGSWRYVAAFAFVVAFTVSILIHELAHALVALRFKIPVTEINLGFFAAGTHIEGERKSPFEEFAISVVGPVASLLVGGLSLLGARSMDEGVAEVALYELAIANLIVGVTNLLPGLPLDGGWVLRAIVWKATGNMHTGTVVAAWAGRGLAIVVLALPVLAEVLFDRTPGIFDFVIAGAVAFFLWMGSSQSLLQARLRRRLPTLQVRSLARRAVAVHSGTPISEAIRLAGVAQAGAVVVIDGEGKPHALVNEQAVASIAPGRLPWTTVSEVATRIGAGHILGINDTGEEILASLRTNPASEYLVLDQNGDVYGVLATADVERAFRNQ; the protein is encoded by the coding sequence ATGTCCGAGTCGCGTGAGCCTTCCCCACCCCAGCCGCAGCCCAGTCAGCCGTCCGCCACGCCGCCCGGCACCTGGGTTCTCGGCCGTGTGCAGGGCATTCGCCTGACGATGCGGGTGACCTGGCTGCCGATCGCCGTGCTGCTCGCGGTCGGGTTCTCCTCGATCATCGGTCAGCAGTTCCCGTACCTCGGCTCCTGGCGGTATGTCGCCGCCTTCGCGTTCGTGGTCGCGTTCACCGTGTCGATCCTGATCCACGAGCTGGCGCACGCGCTGGTCGCGCTGCGGTTCAAGATCCCGGTGACGGAGATCAACCTCGGCTTCTTCGCGGCCGGCACGCATATCGAGGGCGAGCGCAAGTCGCCGTTCGAGGAGTTCGCGATCTCCGTGGTCGGGCCGGTGGCGTCGCTACTGGTCGGCGGGCTGTCGCTGCTCGGCGCCCGCTCGATGGACGAAGGGGTCGCCGAGGTCGCGCTGTACGAGCTGGCCATCGCGAACCTGATCGTCGGCGTCACCAACCTGCTGCCCGGTCTGCCGCTGGACGGGGGCTGGGTGCTGCGCGCGATCGTCTGGAAGGCCACCGGCAACATGCACACCGGCACGGTCGTCGCGGCCTGGGCCGGCCGGGGCCTCGCCATCGTCGTGCTCGCGCTGCCGGTGCTGGCCGAGGTGCTGTTCGACCGGACACCTGGCATCTTCGACTTCGTGATCGCCGGCGCCGTCGCGTTCTTCCTCTGGATGGGGTCGAGCCAATCGTTGCTGCAGGCCCGTTTACGCCGCCGCCTGCCCACTCTTCAGGTCCGTAGCCTCGCCCGCCGCGCGGTCGCCGTTCACTCCGGTACGCCGATATCGGAGGCCATTCGTCTAGCGGGCGTGGCGCAGGCGGGCGCGGTGGTGGTGATCGACGGCGAGGGCAAACCGCATGCCCTGGTCAACGAACAGGCCGTCGCCTCGATCGCGCCGGGTCGGTTGCCCTGGACGACGGTCAGCGAAGTGGCCACCCGGATCGGCGCCGGCCACATCCTCGGCATCAACGACACCGGCGAGGAGATCCTCGCTTCGCTGCGCACCAATCCCGCCTCCGAGTACCTGGTGCTCGACCAGAACGGGGACGTGTACGGCGTGCTGGCGACCGCCGATGTGGAGCGGGCCTTCCGCAACCAATAG
- a CDS encoding tRNA (adenine-N1)-methyltransferase has protein sequence MSESQTHPFPDAAFSGVHHGPLQPGEWITLSDTKGRRHSVKLERGKIFHTTKGGISHDELIDGPDAVVVRSVGGVEYLALRPLMADYSVSMPRGAAVIYPKDTAQIVTMADIHPGAKVVEAGAGSGALTCALLRAVGTTGSVTSFERREDFAAVARKNVTDFFGGEHPAWTLRTEDLLDGTDLTGVDRIVLDMLAPWECVDLVSDALVPGGVICAYVATTTQLSRTVETLRAHGGFTEPRAWESLVRDWHVEGLAVRPGHRMQGHTAFLVTARRMAPGFVAPRKKSRPAPGAYGEDYSGPRRSDNPTVTSNGVPEASESSATDT, from the coding sequence ATGTCCGAATCACAGACTCATCCCTTTCCCGACGCCGCGTTCTCCGGGGTGCACCACGGCCCCCTGCAGCCGGGCGAGTGGATCACGCTTTCCGACACCAAGGGCCGCCGCCACTCGGTCAAACTCGAGCGCGGCAAGATCTTCCACACCACCAAGGGCGGGATCAGCCATGACGAGCTGATCGACGGCCCGGACGCGGTCGTGGTGCGCTCGGTCGGCGGTGTGGAGTACCTGGCGTTGCGCCCGCTGATGGCGGACTACTCGGTGTCGATGCCCCGCGGTGCGGCCGTCATCTACCCCAAGGACACGGCCCAGATCGTCACCATGGCCGATATCCACCCGGGCGCGAAGGTGGTCGAGGCGGGTGCCGGTTCGGGAGCGCTGACCTGCGCGTTGCTGCGCGCGGTCGGTACGACGGGCTCGGTGACGTCGTTCGAGCGGCGGGAGGATTTCGCCGCGGTCGCGCGCAAAAACGTGACCGACTTCTTCGGTGGCGAGCACCCGGCCTGGACGTTGCGCACCGAGGACCTGCTCGACGGCACGGACCTTACTGGTGTGGACCGGATCGTGCTGGACATGCTGGCGCCCTGGGAGTGCGTGGACCTGGTCTCGGACGCGCTCGTCCCTGGCGGCGTGATCTGCGCATATGTTGCCACCACCACTCAGTTGAGCCGTACGGTCGAGACGCTCCGGGCCCACGGCGGCTTCACCGAGCCCCGCGCCTGGGAGTCGCTGGTCCGGGACTGGCACGTCGAGGGTCTGGCCGTCCGGCCGGGCCACCGGATGCAGGGTCACACCGCCTTCCTGGTCACCGCACGGCGGATGGCACCGGGGTTCGTGGCGCCGCGGAAGAAGTCCCGGCCGGCGCCCGGCGCGTACGGCGAGGACTATTCCGGGCCCCGTAGGTCCGATAACCCAACCGTTACCTCCAATGGGGTACCCGAAGCAAGCGAATCATCCGCAACCGACACGTGA
- a CDS encoding MerR family transcriptional regulator: MRTSELAGQAGVNTETLRYYERRGLLAQPPRTPGGYRDYPAATVELLRFIKRAQELGFTLGEVEELLHLEGGGPDSCDTARALAEHRRADLAARIRDLQRMHDTLADLVATCDLPRADRSCALLEAIEHRPEATHEA, from the coding sequence ATGCGAACCAGTGAGCTGGCCGGCCAGGCCGGGGTGAACACCGAAACCCTGCGCTACTACGAGCGCCGTGGACTGCTGGCCCAGCCGCCCCGGACACCGGGCGGGTACCGCGACTATCCGGCCGCGACGGTGGAGTTGTTGCGGTTCATCAAACGGGCGCAGGAGCTCGGTTTCACGTTGGGCGAGGTCGAGGAACTCTTGCACCTGGAGGGCGGTGGCCCGGATAGCTGCGATACGGCCCGGGCGCTCGCTGAGCACCGCCGAGCCGATCTGGCGGCGCGGATCCGGGACCTGCAGCGCATGCACGACACGCTCGCCGATCTGGTCGCGACCTGCGACCTGCCCCGCGCCGACCGCAGCTGCGCACTGCTGGAAGCGATCGAGCACCGTCCGGAGGCGACCCATGAAGCTTGA
- a CDS encoding ABC transporter permease encodes MLKLGLRTVLSHRLRFLLSLVSVVLGVAFVAGSLIFADTFSTAIKRNFAAATADIVVTPVSGLGGTDVNLGGSNARPPTLNADLATRIDALPGVAATDPALLLGGVQLLDKAGKPVDTYGVPTFGASWPRYTETATFQLTGGTPPWGPKQIALDGRTAKRTGFEVGDEVRVVTPTGTITARITGTITPGTAGLAAGAPLIAFDSATAQLLLLGEPGWTSIGIALKPGQDQAAVMQQIRELGGPGVHVKTGAQVTQDSETVLNRAFGGLSAVLLLFAAVALFVSTFLIVNTFSMLVAQRSRELALLRAVGASRRQVTWTVLVEALVIGTAGATLGLLFGAGVAALLQAAFSQLDLDVPTGSLQIGAGTIVTSYVVGIGVTCAAAWPAARRAGKMPPVAAMRQDITLPAKSARARLIIGLLLIAMGLSAYVTTIAARGLPAAVLMGLGAATAVAGVVMAGPLIGQYAVQVLTLPFGRSTPALLGARNARRNPRRTAATASALMISLSLISGLGVLAASAEASVDHGVRQAIGTSDVLVSGDEGEPISGKVAGLVAEVDGVARVSRVRAMAGQLEGQQVQVTGADRSVFDGPVITKVEQGSLDGLSRRAAVIVRPIARQFGLKAGETFTLVTESGRHNLKVAAVIAANRQLNGVIVSLDTFGKVGGGGTDSVLYVDLDEGVTIEQVQQPLAKALADYPSVQVRDQAAYAEAERGPIDLMRNIMLMLLAMAILIAVLGIVNTLALSVVERTREIGLLRSIGMDRGQLRRMVQIESVTIALLGALLGAGIGVFFGTGMQTVMSDDGMAVRDVPLLQILGSVVVAAIVGVLAAAWPARRAARLDVLEAIGTE; translated from the coding sequence ATGCTCAAGCTGGGTCTGCGCACGGTGCTCAGTCACCGGCTGCGCTTTCTGCTGAGCCTGGTCTCGGTCGTACTCGGAGTCGCCTTCGTGGCCGGCTCGCTGATCTTCGCCGACACCTTCTCCACCGCGATCAAGCGCAACTTCGCCGCCGCGACCGCGGATATCGTCGTCACCCCGGTATCGGGCCTCGGCGGTACGGACGTGAATCTCGGCGGCAGCAACGCCCGGCCGCCGACGCTGAACGCCGACCTGGCCACCCGGATCGACGCCCTGCCCGGTGTCGCCGCGACGGACCCGGCCCTGCTCCTCGGCGGCGTCCAACTGCTCGACAAAGCGGGCAAGCCGGTCGACACGTACGGCGTACCGACGTTCGGCGCGAGTTGGCCGCGTTATACCGAGACCGCGACGTTCCAGCTGACCGGCGGCACACCGCCGTGGGGGCCGAAGCAGATCGCGCTCGACGGCAGGACCGCCAAGCGAACCGGGTTCGAGGTGGGCGACGAGGTCCGGGTGGTCACGCCGACCGGCACGATCACCGCGCGCATTACCGGCACGATCACGCCCGGTACGGCCGGTCTAGCCGCAGGCGCACCGCTGATCGCGTTCGACTCCGCCACCGCGCAGTTGCTGCTACTCGGCGAGCCCGGCTGGACGTCGATCGGCATCGCGCTGAAACCCGGCCAGGACCAGGCCGCCGTGATGCAGCAGATCCGCGAGCTCGGCGGCCCCGGCGTACACGTCAAAACCGGCGCCCAGGTCACCCAGGACAGCGAGACCGTGCTGAATCGGGCCTTCGGCGGCTTGAGCGCGGTGTTGCTATTGTTCGCCGCGGTCGCCTTGTTCGTCAGCACCTTCCTGATCGTCAACACGTTCTCGATGCTGGTCGCGCAGCGCTCCCGCGAACTGGCCCTGCTGCGGGCGGTCGGCGCCTCGCGGCGGCAGGTCACCTGGACCGTTCTGGTCGAGGCGCTCGTGATCGGAACAGCCGGCGCGACGCTCGGCCTGCTCTTCGGCGCCGGTGTGGCCGCGTTGCTGCAGGCCGCGTTCAGCCAGCTCGACCTGGACGTCCCGACCGGATCCCTGCAGATCGGGGCCGGGACGATTGTCACCAGTTACGTCGTCGGCATCGGCGTCACCTGCGCCGCCGCCTGGCCTGCCGCTCGCCGGGCCGGCAAGATGCCACCCGTCGCCGCGATGCGCCAGGACATCACACTGCCGGCCAAGTCGGCCCGCGCCCGGCTCATCATTGGCCTGCTGCTGATCGCGATGGGCCTATCGGCGTACGTCACCACCATCGCGGCGCGCGGACTGCCTGCCGCGGTGCTGATGGGTCTCGGTGCCGCGACGGCCGTGGCGGGTGTGGTGATGGCCGGACCACTGATCGGCCAGTACGCCGTACAGGTGCTGACGTTGCCGTTCGGCCGCAGCACGCCCGCGCTGCTCGGCGCCCGGAATGCCCGCCGCAACCCGCGCCGTACGGCCGCGACGGCGTCCGCGCTGATGATCTCGCTGTCCCTGATCAGCGGTCTGGGCGTGCTCGCGGCGTCGGCAGAGGCCTCGGTCGATCACGGAGTACGCCAGGCGATCGGCACGTCCGACGTCCTGGTCTCCGGTGACGAGGGCGAGCCGATCAGCGGCAAGGTGGCCGGGCTGGTCGCCGAGGTCGACGGCGTGGCCCGGGTCAGCCGTGTCCGGGCGATGGCCGGGCAGCTCGAAGGCCAGCAGGTCCAGGTCACCGGCGCCGACCGTTCGGTGTTCGACGGCCCGGTGATCACCAAGGTCGAACAAGGCTCGTTGGACGGGCTGTCGAGGCGTGCGGCCGTCATCGTCCGGCCGATCGCGCGGCAGTTCGGGCTGAAGGCGGGCGAGACGTTCACGCTGGTGACCGAGAGCGGTCGCCACAACCTCAAGGTCGCGGCCGTGATCGCGGCCAACCGTCAGCTGAACGGCGTGATCGTTTCGCTCGACACCTTCGGCAAGGTCGGCGGCGGTGGCACGGACTCGGTGCTGTACGTCGACCTGGACGAAGGCGTCACGATCGAGCAGGTCCAGCAACCGTTGGCCAAAGCGCTCGCGGACTATCCGAGTGTGCAGGTCCGGGACCAGGCGGCGTACGCCGAGGCCGAGCGCGGGCCGATCGACTTAATGCGCAACATCATGCTGATGCTGCTCGCAATGGCCATCCTGATCGCGGTGCTCGGCATCGTGAACACCTTGGCGCTCAGCGTGGTGGAGCGGACACGCGAGATCGGGCTGCTGCGCTCGATCGGCATGGACCGCGGCCAGCTGCGCCGGATGGTGCAGATCGAGTCGGTCACGATCGCCTTGCTGGGCGCGCTGCTCGGTGCCGGGATCGGCGTCTTCTTCGGAACGGGTATGCAGACCGTGATGTCCGACGACGGCATGGCTGTCCGGGACGTTCCACTGCTGCAGATCCTCGGTTCGGTTGTCGTCGCCGCCATCGTCGGAGTGCTCGCGGCGGCCTGGCCGGCCCGGCGCGCGGCCCGGCTCGACGTACTGGAAGCGATTGGCACTGAGTAA
- a CDS encoding Clp protease N-terminal domain-containing protein has protein sequence MMDRLTPPARRVMAAALDEAEDLGHGYLGDEHVLLGLLGDDAGPAQRFLHEHGLDLAAARIDLVRLTADGRIPQSRDDDAATLRTVGIDIGQVERQLTAAFRPRRLR, from the coding sequence ATGATGGACCGGCTCACCCCACCGGCGCGGCGTGTGATGGCCGCCGCGCTGGATGAGGCCGAGGACTTGGGCCACGGCTACCTGGGCGACGAGCATGTCCTGCTCGGCCTGCTGGGTGATGACGCCGGACCGGCCCAGCGGTTTCTCCACGAGCACGGCCTGGATCTCGCGGCCGCGCGGATCGATCTCGTGCGACTCACGGCCGACGGGCGCATCCCACAGTCGCGCGACGACGATGCCGCGACGCTGCGCACGGTGGGGATCGACATCGGCCAGGTCGAACGTCAACTGACGGCCGCATTTCGGCCCCGACGCCTTCGGTGA